The DNA sequence CTGCACGTCTTCCCAGGTTGTCTGCAGGTTGCCGATGGCCACGCGCAGCACGATCCTTCCATTCAACACGGTATGCGACAGGAAGACCTCGCGCGTCGCATTCACCGCCTCCAGCAGGGCGCGGTTCTCCTCGTCACTGCCCTTGTAGCGGAAGCAAACGACAGAGAAGGGCACGGGCGCGACCACTTCGAACCGAGCATCGCGACGGATGGTCTCGGCGAGCTGTTTCGCCCACGCGATGTGCCGGCGCAGGATTGCCTGCGTGCGCTCACGCCCGAAGTAGCGCATCAGGAACCATAGCTTGAGCGAGCGGAAACGCCGGCCGAGAGGAATGCCGTAGTCCATCATGTTGATGGCTCGGGGGTCTTCGCTGGCGCGCAGATATTCGGGGATCAGCGAAAACGCGCGCCGCAGGATGTCGGGCCTGCGGGTGTAGAACGCGCTCAGGTCCACCGGCGTGAACATCCACTTGTGCGGATTCAACACGATCGAGTGCGCGCGCTCCGCGCCTTCGAAAATGTAGCGGCATTCGGGAAGAATCGCCGCCGGCCCGGCATACGCGGCATCGATGTGCAGCCACAGTTTGTGCTTCTCGGCAATACCGGCAATCGCGGCCACCGGATCGACGCTGGTGCTCGACGTCGTACCCACCGTCGCGACCACGCAGAAAGGATGCTTGCCTTGCTGCACGTCCGCTTCGATGGACTGCGCGAGCGCGTCGGGACGCATGCGGTACTCCGCATCCACCGGGATCTTGCGGACGTTTTTCTGCCCGATGCCGAGCGCAATGGCCGCCTTCTCGATGGAGGAATGCGATTCGGCAGAGGTATAGAGTGTGAGCAGCGGCCTGGAACCCTCGACGCGCGCCTCCGGATCGGCCATCTCGCGCGCAGCCGCGAGCGCGTGCAGGCTGCTCACCGACGCCGTGTCGTAAATCATGCCGAAGTAATCGTCGGGCAAGCCCAGCCACTGCCGCAACCAGCCGAGTGCGACCTGCTCCAGTTCAGCGACGGCCGGCGAAGTCTTCCAATGCAGGCCATTCGTGTTGAGCGCGGCCGAGAGCGCCTCGGCCAGGATGGCGGGCGCGGATGCGCTGGTTGCGAAATAGGCCATGAAGCGCGGATGGTTCCAGTGCGTGACCGCGGGAACAATGATGTCGTCGAAATCCCGCAGGATGGCGGCGTAGGTTTCGGCGGATTCGGGCGCTGACGGTGGCAGCGCGTCGGTCAGGTCGCCGGGCTTGACCTTCGGCAGGACGGGGTAATCGCGTGTGTGTTCCAGATAATGGGCAATCCAATCCACGACTTCATGGCCGGCGCGGCGGAAATCCTCGACATAGGCGTTCCACTCCGGCGCCGCTGCTGGACCCGTGCTGGCAGACATAAAGGGCTCCTGGCGGTTCTTTCCTGCAATTGTAAGGCTTGGGATGAGTCGGTCAGTCAATCGGTCTGTCAGTCTCGCGTCCGAGACTGGCACGGTACAATTTCAAACGTGACCGTCGCGCCCAATCCGCGCCTGCAGCGCGTGCTCGACCAGCTCACGTTATACGAGCACCCCCTGCTGGTGTTTGGCGCGCGCGAGCAGGGCGACCGCGTGGAGGTCATCATCAATTTCCGTGATCCCGCCGTTCCGGTGCATACGTATTACTTCAGCATGCATCCACGCGACCTCGATCATCCCCAGTTCGAATGGACTTTCCAGCACCAGCTCTTTGCCTGCTTGCACGATTACCTAATCGAGATGTTCGTGCGCACGCCGCAAACCCAGAAGGCGGATGCTCAGGCGCGCGGCCAGGAAGAAGACACCGGGAAATGACGTTACGGGAATACATCGAGCAGGAAATCCGTGACCGCGGACCAATCCCCTTCTCGCGCTACATGGAGCTGTGCCTGTACGGCGCGCCCGGAGGCGATCCGGCCGGTTATTACTCGCGCTCGCAGGAACAATTTGGGAAAACCGGTGACTTCTACACTTCCAGCGACGTGCACGCCGTCTTCGGCCGCCTGCTGGCGCGGCAGTTCGAGGAGATGTGGCGCGCGCTGGATTCTCCCCAGCGCATTGACCTGGTGGAACTCGGCCCGGGGCGTGGATTGTTCGCGCAGGATGTTCTGGACTGGTCGGTCAAGAAATTTCCCGAGCTGGCGCGCGCCCTGCGCTACACCCTGGTGGAAAGCTCGACGGAACTGGCGCGGCGATTGCGGGAGCGCTTTGCCGATCGGATCGCGAGCGGAACGGTCAAGGTTGCAGCAAGCCTCGATGAGTTACGGGGGCCGTACGACAACGCGGTCGTCTTTGCCAATGAATTTTTTGACGCGCTGCCGGTCGAGATCGTCGCGGACCGCGGGCAGGTATACGTTGACGCCGAGCAGGGGCGCTTTGTAGAGAGATTCCGGCGGCCCTCGTCGGCAGCGCGCGATTTCCTTGATCGGTACGGCATGCTGCCCGGGGAAGGCGAGCGTGTGGAAGCCTGTTCCGCGGCATTGCATTGGATCAAAACCATCTCCGCCGTGATGCGGCGGGGGTTCACCGTGCTGATCGATTACGGTTACACGCGCGAGGAGCAGCTTGCGGGACGTCATCGCGACACGCTCATGACCTACCGCCGCCACTCCGCCGGAACCAATCCTTACGAGGCCCCGGGCGAGCAGGACATTACGGCGCATGTGAACTTCACGGCGCTGCAGCAGGCAGGAATGGCCGTCGGATTGGAACCGCTAGCGTTAATGACACAGGCGCAGTTCCTGATGGGCATTGGGGAAGAAAACCAGTTCGCCGACGCCTTTGAGGGATGCCAGTTACCGCAGGAGCGGGCCAAGGTTGCGCTCCAGCTCAAGCACGTCGCCACCCCGGTAGGGATGGGCGAAGTGTTTAATGCGCTCCTCATGGGAAAGAGAATCGATGAGCGTACCGCGAAAAAACTGAGCGGGCTGAAGTTCGCCAGGAGCCATGAAGGAGAGACTAGAAACCAGGGCCAGAAAGCTAAGCGCCTTCTTATGCAGCGTCATCCAGGCTGATGCGCAACGACTTCAAGAACTTCACATCTTGGGCGTTGACATTGAAATCCGGGTCGCCATTGCGCGCGCTCACCAGCGACGGCTTGCCCGCGGGCTGCTCCTCTTTCTTGTTGAACCCGATGGTCGCCTCCAGCACCAGGAACACGTCGTAGCCGCCGGCCTTGATCTTGGAAATGACCTCGGCGATCTGCTCGCTTTCGGAGAGCGATTCGTTGATCGCCTCGCCGAGTTCCTTCATCAGTTGCTTGAGTCGCTGGTCCACGAGAGCCCCTTTCCGTCACGATGGCCGCCCAGGCCGGCACGAACCGCAGGCGCCTGAAGCCTCTGGCCAAAGCCTGCAGCCTGTTTGTTTGGATGCCCCGCTGCGTCACACGGTTTTGTGATTTATGACCTAACCCGCTGGTTACGCGCTGCTAGAATGGCCTCGTGGGAGGCATCTCCACAGCCCGCAAGCTGAGCCTGGTGGGACGCGTGGCCGCCCGGCAGGCGGGCCAGAGCCGCTGGCTGCGCGCCGGTTACTCGGCCCTGCAGATCACCTCACGCCACTTCGCGCGCGTGCTGCACCTGCTGTGGCTGCAGATCACCGGCGTATTCTTCCTGTTTTTCGCCCTGGCGGGCAGCCTGGCGTGCCGCC is a window from the Terriglobales bacterium genome containing:
- a CDS encoding pyridoxal-dependent decarboxylase, coding for MSASTGPAAAPEWNAYVEDFRRAGHEVVDWIAHYLEHTRDYPVLPKVKPGDLTDALPPSAPESAETYAAILRDFDDIIVPAVTHWNHPRFMAYFATSASAPAILAEALSAALNTNGLHWKTSPAVAELEQVALGWLRQWLGLPDDYFGMIYDTASVSSLHALAAAREMADPEARVEGSRPLLTLYTSAESHSSIEKAAIALGIGQKNVRKIPVDAEYRMRPDALAQSIEADVQQGKHPFCVVATVGTTSSTSVDPVAAIAGIAEKHKLWLHIDAAYAGPAAILPECRYIFEGAERAHSIVLNPHKWMFTPVDLSAFYTRRPDILRRAFSLIPEYLRASEDPRAINMMDYGIPLGRRFRSLKLWFLMRYFGRERTQAILRRHIAWAKQLAETIRRDARFEVVAPVPFSVVCFRYKGSDEENRALLEAVNATREVFLSHTVLNGRIVLRVAIGNLQTTWEDVQRAWELLQEKSKMLA
- a CDS encoding SAM-dependent methyltransferase → MTLREYIEQEIRDRGPIPFSRYMELCLYGAPGGDPAGYYSRSQEQFGKTGDFYTSSDVHAVFGRLLARQFEEMWRALDSPQRIDLVELGPGRGLFAQDVLDWSVKKFPELARALRYTLVESSTELARRLRERFADRIASGTVKVAASLDELRGPYDNAVVFANEFFDALPVEIVADRGQVYVDAEQGRFVERFRRPSSAARDFLDRYGMLPGEGERVEACSAALHWIKTISAVMRRGFTVLIDYGYTREEQLAGRHRDTLMTYRRHSAGTNPYEAPGEQDITAHVNFTALQQAGMAVGLEPLALMTQAQFLMGIGEENQFADAFEGCQLPQERAKVALQLKHVATPVGMGEVFNALLMGKRIDERTAKKLSGLKFARSHEGETRNQGQKAKRLLMQRHPG